The Periophthalmus magnuspinnatus isolate fPerMag1 chromosome 17, fPerMag1.2.pri, whole genome shotgun sequence sequence GTAGAACACTCCCTTGTCCATATGCTTTCAATGGCCAACCcctttactattttattttccatttttgtagCGTCTATTCTGACATCACATCCACATAACCGCGTGTTGCAGTCTGTGAGGCAGTTTCTTAAGTTAGAAATTACAATTACACACTTAAACCGGAAACATATctgattttaacactttaaaactaTATGCATGTGtcctaaaatgtaaataaacacatataaaaactACAAACATTGCTAATtatatttctaaataaatactAGATCATTTTAACGTTGTAACTTAgccaaataactaaaaaatattgtaatttgGCGGTGCGGTTAATTTTATGTTGAAGGTTTCTACCGGAAATACAGCTAAATGTTTAGCGTTGTTGTAAAGCGCTAGCCCAGCTGCTGCCTCACCTCGTTTCTGCTTCACCACTTGAACATTCTGTTACTAAACTCCAATCAAAAGGGTAAATAATTATTCATCTCGACATCCATTTTATTAAGCAAACAGTGCCATCcttgtttaatgtttaaattaagTATTTTGCTGGTTTTGTTGGCTAAAATGGCCAACAGGAGTCGATTATTTAGCCTTGGCATGCTACTATTAGCGATATTAGCTACACAGACGTGATCATAAAtcgcaaataaaaaaaacatacggggatagaagtaaaaatacagaaatgaagCCGTAACATAGCGTTCTAGCATGTATTGATTGTAATCCATGTGTAAAAttgctgtttattttaaaatgctatgCTAAGAGGCTAAGGTCTTATCTATTCTTAACCTGTTACAGTTGCTATTGATGAAATTGATAGTTGTGGAAAATATGACACTAGTCTTGCTAATAAGTGAGCaaaatgtcttgtttttcttttaatttatttaacttCACATTTGACGCATTTAGAAAAGTACATTGCGACATAGATTTGTAAATACCTCTAGTAATTAtcgcaaaatacatttttgtaactTGAAATTACATTGTATATGACTGAGAATTTCCTTTACAAAATTAATATTGCGTCTCTTGTTTacgtattttttttactttcactccCAACTGACCAACCCATTTGTTCTTTTTCTAGATAATCAGCATGAATCAGGAAAAACTCGCCAAACTTCAGGCTCAAGTGCGGATAGGAGGAAAGGTACAGTTATAattctaaatatgtgttaataCTTctaattttattgttgttttcctACATTTCATATATTTCTGCAACTGTGACAGCTGTTGTCATTCAGCTGTTGCATTTGTAAATAGTGGGGTGCCTTTGTGTGCCCTGTTCTTCCTGACCTCAGCGGTTCCTATTAAAACACAGACCAACGCTTTGTCTGTGGATATTTTCTTTCTATAAACACATGGTGGCGCTATCTTCCTGTTTTTGGTAGTAAAAATGGCCTCTGCATTGCTTTTGTGGATGATTTTGACTGTGAAATActacaaataattaaaaaaaaagcttattttttgatagttttttttttttgtacaggtATTTTTTCTTGACTGATCCTAACTGTTTAAATAAGCTCTTCCAGTATCTTTGGGCTGATATTTTTAAACTGATACATagggccaattttgattattttcccctaaattctgtattttaacttCACTACAAACTCGCccacagctgttttttttttttattttttatcacaaacCTTTAAGTGAGTGGTGTAGTTATGTTTTCTGCAGTAATCGTTTTGcattaaagtgttcaaataaagatttacagttcagccaaaacaaaatatttgtcTAGGCTGGATTTTTAATCCCGATAGTCGATACACTAAAAATTGGAATTATCAGTTTATCTCTATAATGGTGTGGTAATGAAGTCCTTCAAAGAGCAGATTTACAATGTGCTTTCTTATAGAGCATGTAATGGGTACAATGTCatgcatgtgtatatatgtatttgagCATTTGCTTACACATTCTAAACTATGTAATTATTTGCTAATAATGACGATATTAGATTGACATcgagatattttgttttttcagggaACAGCCCGCAGAAAGAAGAAGGTGGTTCACAAAACGGCAACAGCAGATGACAAAAAACTCCAGGGCTCATTGAAGAAACTGGCAGTGAACAACATCGCAGGAATAGAGGAGGTGAGGGgaaaaaatgcttttaattttaaaagggATGGTGTTGATTCTTAAACCCAGTGGTTCATGTCACACTAGTGGTTACACTTCAATTGTCACTTCAAACTGACTAGAAGAAGTCTGACAATACTTAATACAGATTTCAATAACACAGTGTTAACAGAATACAATTTGCACACAAAATATTGTAGTTTCTTTAATAGCAATATGTTATCTTATACTCTAATAAAAAGACCATCTAAAACTATTATGGAAAGGTCAGATTATGTCCTAATATAtgaatttcctttttttttcaaatgataTCTACTTTcaacactagttttagtatcaaagcTATGAATGTGTGAGCAAAGTAAAGCTACCAAGtgcataaaatatttttttgttggtgTGATGGTGATTGATAGAGGTTGTAGAGACTGTTGGTGCAGAGTATTAAACATGCCTGTGCCAGTTTTCCCAAGGGCAGAAGTACAGCTGGCCCATCACAGCTGGTGACACTAAATCTGGGCTAGTTTTTATtccattgttttaaaatgatggCTATTCTATGTAAATTTAAGGTGAACATGATTAAAGATGATGGCACGGTGATCCACTTCAACAACCCCAAAGTGCAGGCGTCTCTGTCCGCTAACACTTTCGCCATCACTGGCCACGCTGAGACAAAGCAGCTGACGGAGATGCTCCCCGGAATCCTAAGCCAGCTCGGGGCCGACAGCCTCTCAAGCCTGCGCAAACTGGCAGAGAGCTTCCCACGGCAAGG is a genomic window containing:
- the LOC117385606 gene encoding transcription factor BTF3 homolog 4-like gives rise to the protein MNQEKLAKLQAQVRIGGKGTARRKKKVVHKTATADDKKLQGSLKKLAVNNIAGIEEVNMIKDDGTVIHFNNPKVQASLSANTFAITGHAETKQLTEMLPGILSQLGADSLSSLRKLAESFPRQAMDMKAVKEQIIEEDEDDVPDLVENFDEASKNEAN